In the genome of Francisella salimarina, one region contains:
- a CDS encoding sterol desaturase family protein, with the protein MSYEVIARLSFFLLILFGISIWEIVAPMRKLKISKASRWYNNLLLVFLDTLILRILFPTAAVGVAIFCQQYKLGLLNLFDMPVWFKIVIAFLALDFTIYLQHVLFHYLPLLWRFHKVHHIDLDYDVTTGLRFHPVEIVLSMLIKFMAILLIGAPVLAVIIFEIVLNGTSLFNHGNIRLPKSFDKLLRLFMVTPDTHRVHHSTIPSETNSNFGFNLIWWDKIMGTYIAQPKKGHIQMDIGLSNYRDSKVTQPLLSMLKIPFSKK; encoded by the coding sequence ATGAGTTATGAGGTTATAGCTAGATTAAGCTTTTTTCTGTTGATTCTTTTTGGGATTTCTATTTGGGAGATTGTCGCTCCCATGCGCAAGCTAAAGATTTCTAAAGCCTCTCGTTGGTATAATAATCTACTGCTAGTATTTTTGGATACTTTAATATTAAGAATCTTATTTCCTACAGCTGCTGTTGGAGTAGCGATATTTTGTCAGCAATATAAATTAGGGTTATTGAATCTTTTTGATATGCCTGTTTGGTTTAAGATTGTAATAGCTTTTTTAGCTCTAGATTTTACGATATATCTTCAACATGTACTATTTCACTATTTACCATTGTTGTGGAGATTTCATAAAGTTCATCATATTGATTTAGATTATGATGTCACTACAGGGCTACGTTTTCATCCTGTTGAGATAGTTTTGTCAATGTTAATAAAATTTATGGCGATACTTCTTATAGGAGCACCTGTGTTAGCAGTTATCATTTTTGAAATTGTTCTAAATGGTACTTCGTTGTTTAATCATGGCAATATTCGCTTACCAAAATCGTTTGATAAATTGTTGAGATTGTTTATGGTAACACCAGACACCCATAGGGTACATCACTCTACAATACCATCTGAAACAAACTCTAACTTCGGATTTAATCTAATTTGGTGGGATAAGATTATGGGAACTTATATCGCTCAACCTAAGAAAGGGCATATTCAAATGGATATAGGGTTAAGTAATTATAGAGATTCTAAAGTTACTCAACCTCTTTTAAGTATGCTTAAAATACCTTTTTCAAAAAAATAG
- a CDS encoding amino acid permease: MALAKTLKPRHIELIALGGIIGSCFFLGTGYVLSEVGPAAIIAYILAGIIVYCVTLCLAELTANSPNSGSFIHYTAKYISPSIACGMGWSYWLNWIIYIPSECIAGGIIMHTFLPSVPTYLWATLFGLFITIINLTKVKLFGEIEFWLALIKIIALGLFSVVAILIFFNIINNNTGGVLGSTYIIGEEGFFPKGKLILITTMLILLVNFQGSEIIGLAASESSDAGKQMPKIAKHVAIRIVGLYVIPVFLLATIFPWQQMNLSDSVFATALQYYHLDKFAGAFAFVVLVAAFSCANSGFYAAVRSLYGLSRMRMAPSIFRSLNSSSIPHYAVYVSIAGIWIFLILSFKLSASAAFTNLLAMSGFTATICWICICWSQYNFRKQIMQKNAVEKMIFKTPLFPYIPLFGIWIQVLCLALTLFNEDIRGAFYFGAPAMFIPCCVYFFISKRKSTKIIKEPIFLKKVF; the protein is encoded by the coding sequence ATGGCATTAGCTAAAACTCTAAAACCTCGCCACATTGAGCTAATAGCTCTTGGCGGCATCATAGGTTCGTGTTTCTTTTTAGGTACAGGATATGTCCTATCAGAAGTTGGTCCAGCAGCTATCATTGCTTATATATTAGCAGGTATCATAGTGTACTGTGTTACCCTATGCTTAGCTGAGTTAACGGCAAACTCACCAAATTCTGGATCGTTTATCCACTATACAGCAAAATATATCTCTCCTTCGATAGCGTGTGGTATGGGCTGGTCATACTGGCTTAATTGGATAATTTATATTCCTTCGGAATGTATAGCTGGTGGAATAATCATGCATACATTTTTGCCTTCTGTACCAACTTATCTGTGGGCAACTCTGTTTGGGCTATTTATAACAATCATAAACCTTACAAAAGTTAAGCTTTTTGGTGAGATTGAGTTCTGGTTAGCTCTTATAAAAATCATCGCTCTTGGTTTGTTTAGTGTAGTGGCTATACTTATATTTTTTAATATTATCAATAATAATACTGGTGGTGTACTAGGTAGCACTTATATCATTGGTGAAGAGGGTTTTTTTCCTAAAGGAAAATTAATCCTAATCACAACAATGCTCATATTACTTGTAAATTTCCAAGGCTCTGAAATCATTGGATTAGCTGCAAGTGAATCTAGTGATGCAGGAAAGCAAATGCCTAAAATTGCTAAACATGTAGCAATAAGAATTGTAGGATTATATGTAATACCAGTATTCTTATTAGCAACAATTTTTCCTTGGCAACAAATGAATTTAAGCGACTCTGTATTTGCTACAGCACTACAATACTATCATCTTGACAAGTTTGCTGGAGCATTTGCGTTTGTAGTACTTGTAGCTGCATTTTCATGTGCAAATAGTGGCTTCTATGCAGCTGTCCGCTCTCTATATGGGCTATCTAGAATGAGAATGGCTCCTAGTATTTTTAGAAGCTTAAATAGCTCTTCAATACCACATTATGCTGTGTATGTCAGTATAGCTGGGATATGGATATTTTTGATACTCTCATTCAAACTATCTGCCTCTGCTGCATTTACAAACTTACTTGCTATGTCAGGCTTCACAGCTACTATTTGCTGGATTTGTATATGTTGGTCGCAATATAACTTTAGAAAACAAATCATGCAAAAAAATGCAGTTGAAAAAATGATATTCAAAACACCTTTATTCCCCTATATACCTCTTTTTGGAATTTGGATACAAGTATTATGCTTAGCACTAACATTATTTAACGAAGATATAAGAGGAGCTTTCTACTTTGGTGCTCCAGCGATGTTTATCCCTTGTTGTGTGTACTTTTTTATCTCGAAAAGAAAGAGTACAAAGATAATTAAAGAACCTATTTTTTTGAAAAAGGTATTTTAA
- a CDS encoding phosphomannose isomerase type II C-terminal cupin domain codes for MSNINEVGKIYERPWGTYQTINFTDKSQTKIITVKPKGQLSLQKHFKRAEHWVVVTGTPTITVDKSVREYGVGEHVFIPKEAVHRLENFTDSDIQIIEVQVGDYLGEDDIVRLEDIYKRD; via the coding sequence ATGTCTAATATAAATGAAGTTGGTAAGATTTATGAGCGTCCTTGGGGCACTTATCAAACAATAAATTTTACAGATAAAAGTCAAACTAAAATAATCACTGTAAAGCCTAAAGGACAGCTTTCACTACAAAAGCACTTTAAAAGAGCGGAGCATTGGGTCGTTGTAACAGGTACGCCTACTATAACAGTCGATAAAAGCGTAAGAGAGTATGGTGTTGGAGAACATGTTTTTATTCCTAAAGAAGCAGTTCATAGGTTAGAAAATTTCACAGATAGTGATATTCAAATAATCGAGGTACAAGTGGGTGACTACCTTGGTGAAGATGATATTGTTCGTTTAGAAGATATCTATAAACGTGATTAA
- a CDS encoding S-(hydroxymethyl)glutathione dehydrogenase/class III alcohol dehydrogenase, with protein sequence MSIKSKAAVAYKAGEPLSVEIVNVALPKDDEVLVEIKATGICHTDAFTLSGADPEGLFPAILGHEGAGEVVAVGKNVTSVKPGDHVIALYTPECRECNFCLNPKTNLCQSIRETQGKGLMPDGSSRFTTQDGREIFHYMGCSTFSNYTVLPEIAVAKIRKDAPLDKVCYIGCGVTTGVGAVVKTANVEAGASVVVFGLGGIGLNVIQGAKLVGAGQIVGVDINSDKKELAEKYGMTDFVNPNEIDEDLVQHLIRLTGGGADYSFECIGNTEVMRQALECAHKGWGESIIIGVAGSGQEISTRPFQLVTGRTWKGSAFGGMRGRTDVPMIVDWYMDGRIDIDNLITSNIKIEDINKGFEEMHNNIRTVVTF encoded by the coding sequence ATGTCTATAAAATCGAAAGCAGCCGTTGCATATAAAGCTGGAGAACCTCTCTCAGTTGAAATAGTAAATGTTGCGTTACCAAAAGATGATGAAGTTTTAGTAGAAATAAAAGCTACTGGAATTTGCCATACTGATGCTTTTACATTATCTGGAGCAGATCCAGAAGGGCTTTTTCCTGCTATATTAGGACATGAAGGTGCTGGTGAGGTTGTAGCAGTTGGTAAAAATGTAACCTCTGTTAAACCCGGCGACCATGTCATTGCACTTTATACGCCAGAGTGCAGGGAATGTAATTTTTGTCTAAATCCAAAAACTAACTTGTGTCAATCAATAAGAGAAACTCAAGGTAAGGGTCTAATGCCCGACGGTAGCTCTCGATTTACAACACAAGACGGTAGAGAGATTTTCCATTATATGGGTTGCTCAACTTTTTCAAACTATACTGTCTTACCTGAGATAGCGGTTGCTAAAATTCGTAAGGATGCACCATTGGATAAGGTTTGTTATATTGGCTGTGGTGTGACAACTGGAGTCGGTGCAGTTGTTAAGACGGCTAATGTTGAAGCTGGTGCAAGCGTTGTTGTATTTGGTCTGGGCGGGATTGGATTGAATGTGATTCAGGGAGCTAAACTGGTTGGAGCAGGGCAAATTGTTGGTGTGGATATTAATAGTGATAAAAAAGAATTGGCTGAAAAATATGGTATGACAGACTTTGTTAATCCAAATGAGATTGATGAAGATTTGGTGCAACACCTTATTAGATTGACTGGTGGTGGTGCTGATTATAGTTTTGAGTGTATTGGTAACACTGAAGTAATGCGCCAAGCTCTTGAATGTGCTCACAAAGGCTGGGGTGAAAGTATAATTATAGGTGTTGCTGGATCTGGACAAGAGATTTCTACTCGACCATTCCAGCTTGTGACAGGCCGTACTTGGAAAGGCTCAGCTTTTGGTGGTATGCGTGGTAGAACAGATGTACCAATGATTGTTGACTGGTATATGGATGGTCGTATTGATATTGATAACCTTATTACTTCAAATATTAAAATAGAAGATATTAATAAAGGTTTTGAAGAAATGCATAATAATATAAGAACAGTAGTTACTTTTTAG
- a CDS encoding pyridoxal phosphate-dependent aminotransferase codes for MQLSRRVKAMQASPVRKLVPYSIAAQKQGKKVYHLNIGQPDIKTPSEFMDAIRAFDEETIAYSVANGEPSLIKAISKYYKRFDMDFTEDEILITNGGSEALIFAAIAICNAGDEILVPEPFYTNYNGFTTAVDVAIKPITTKAEEGFHLPSKEEILACVTDKTRAIMISNPGNPTGVVYSKEELETLAEVAKEKDLFIISDEVYREFTYDGLTCTSFGNIKGVEDRVIIVDSVSKRYSACGARIGSLCTKNKDFIKEVTKLCQTRLCVPTLEQIGSAALYEVSEDYLKEVNTEYQKRRDITFEALSKMDNVVCEKPTGAFYVIAKLPIDDAEKFALWLLTDFDDNKETVMVSPAADFYATKGLGKDEIRIAYILEEKALKRALELLDKAIKVYNNK; via the coding sequence ATGCAATTATCAAGAAGAGTTAAGGCTATGCAAGCCTCTCCTGTACGTAAGTTAGTGCCATATTCCATAGCCGCTCAAAAACAAGGCAAAAAGGTTTATCACCTAAATATAGGCCAACCTGATATCAAAACTCCTAGTGAGTTTATGGATGCTATCAGAGCTTTTGATGAAGAGACTATCGCATACTCAGTAGCTAATGGCGAGCCTAGCTTAATCAAGGCTATATCAAAATACTACAAAAGATTTGACATGGACTTCACTGAAGATGAAATCCTTATCACAAACGGTGGTTCAGAGGCTCTGATATTTGCTGCTATTGCAATTTGTAACGCTGGTGATGAAATACTTGTACCAGAACCTTTTTATACAAACTATAACGGTTTTACAACTGCTGTTGACGTGGCAATTAAGCCAATCACAACAAAAGCTGAGGAAGGCTTTCATTTACCTTCAAAAGAAGAAATACTTGCATGTGTAACTGACAAAACTCGTGCTATTATGATCTCTAACCCTGGCAACCCTACTGGTGTTGTATACTCCAAAGAAGAGTTAGAAACACTAGCAGAAGTAGCTAAAGAAAAAGACTTATTTATAATAAGTGACGAAGTTTATAGAGAGTTCACTTATGATGGTCTTACTTGTACATCTTTTGGCAATATCAAAGGTGTTGAAGATCGCGTAATCATCGTTGACTCTGTATCTAAGAGATATAGCGCCTGTGGTGCTAGAATCGGCTCTCTTTGTACAAAAAACAAAGACTTCATCAAAGAAGTTACAAAACTATGCCAAACTAGACTATGTGTACCAACTCTTGAACAAATAGGTTCAGCTGCTCTTTATGAAGTATCAGAAGATTACTTAAAAGAAGTAAACACAGAATACCAAAAAAGAAGAGACATCACTTTTGAAGCTCTTTCAAAAATGGATAATGTAGTTTGTGAAAAGCCTACAGGTGCTTTTTATGTAATTGCAAAACTACCTATTGATGACGCTGAGAAGTTTGCATTATGGTTATTAACAGACTTTGATGATAATAAAGAGACTGTTATGGTCTCTCCTGCTGCAGATTTCTATGCGACTAAAGGTCTTGGTAAAGACGAAATAAGAATTGCATACATCTTAGAAGAAAAGGCTCTTAAAAGAGCTCTAGAACTTCTAGACAAAGCTATTAAAGTTTATAACAATAAATAA
- a CDS encoding PepSY domain-containing protein, translating to MISILKRLKSEGYRGISKIEYDNGAYEIKATNSSDKQVKLDVKSTISEKVE from the coding sequence TTGATAAGTATACTCAAAAGATTAAAAAGTGAAGGATATCGTGGAATATCAAAAATAGAGTATGATAACGGCGCTTATGAAATCAAAGCAACAAATAGTTCCGATAAACAAGTTAAACTTGATGTAAAATCAACAATAAGTGAAAAGGTTGAATAA
- the recN gene encoding DNA repair protein RecN, which yields MLQHLAIKNFAIIKSTEIDFREGMTVLTGETGAGKSILLDALSFVLGARLEKTFLQDGNVTEVSATFCIKDNKKAKKLLDELFIDYENDECTFRRVVNKSKQSRLFINGSVAKSTDVKKISDKLINIYSQNSHQDLLDPKSQLSLLDSFANNDDILRKVSTVFYQLQKVNSEISELQEYVDGQNSQRELLEYKLDELVALELEENEFEELSKHQKNLSSVDDIGYSLNHISNLMYDSDTNIISMLTELEKEVLKLDETSFKSLQELISQTKVYAQESYDEAQNRLESLEQDPEALSRVEQRMGEIYDFARKHKVEPNYMYQYIQELHGELESFSQDGERLAQLNEQKQKLEQEYDSYAQELSQARQATAKEFSKQVEKNIRSLNIPKGSFVAQILSSQNKTSKGIDECQFMINFNLGEQLAPVRKVASGGELSRIGLSIQAVSAAKRSYPTLVFDEVDVGISGATAEIVGKLLKKLSERLQVLCITHQPQVAAQGHTHLHVTKKYLKDTTESKIIELNQQQRIEEIAKIVGGVDISENTLSHARELLGL from the coding sequence ATGCTACAACATCTGGCTATTAAAAATTTTGCGATCATAAAATCTACAGAAATTGACTTTAGAGAAGGTATGACTGTCCTGACTGGAGAAACAGGGGCTGGTAAGTCGATCTTGCTTGATGCTTTGAGCTTTGTGCTTGGTGCAAGGTTAGAAAAAACTTTTTTACAAGATGGTAATGTAACCGAAGTTTCGGCAACATTCTGTATCAAAGATAATAAAAAGGCAAAAAAACTCTTAGATGAGCTTTTTATTGATTATGAAAATGATGAGTGTACATTTCGGCGAGTAGTTAATAAATCTAAACAAAGTCGCTTATTTATAAATGGTAGTGTTGCCAAATCTACTGATGTCAAAAAAATCTCAGATAAGCTTATAAACATTTATAGTCAAAACTCTCATCAGGATTTGCTTGATCCCAAGTCACAACTAAGTTTGCTGGATAGTTTCGCAAATAATGATGATATATTGAGAAAAGTTTCAACGGTGTTTTATCAACTGCAAAAAGTAAATTCTGAGATATCAGAACTTCAGGAGTATGTTGATGGGCAAAATAGCCAAAGAGAGTTATTGGAGTATAAGCTTGATGAGCTTGTAGCTCTAGAGCTTGAAGAAAATGAGTTCGAAGAGTTATCTAAGCATCAAAAGAATCTCTCGAGTGTTGATGATATTGGCTATAGTCTTAATCATATCTCTAATTTGATGTATGATTCAGATACTAATATTATATCAATGCTAACAGAACTTGAAAAAGAAGTGTTAAAGTTAGATGAAACATCTTTCAAAAGTCTTCAGGAGCTGATTTCTCAAACTAAGGTGTATGCTCAAGAAAGTTATGATGAAGCACAAAATAGACTAGAATCCTTGGAGCAAGATCCAGAAGCACTATCAAGAGTCGAGCAGAGAATGGGTGAGATATATGATTTTGCACGTAAACATAAAGTTGAGCCAAACTATATGTATCAGTATATCCAAGAGCTTCATGGTGAGCTAGAGAGTTTTAGTCAAGACGGTGAAAGGTTGGCTCAACTAAATGAACAAAAGCAAAAACTTGAGCAAGAATATGATAGCTATGCACAAGAGCTAAGCCAAGCACGCCAAGCCACAGCAAAAGAATTTTCTAAACAAGTTGAGAAAAATATTCGCTCCCTAAATATACCGAAAGGTAGCTTTGTTGCGCAGATTTTATCATCTCAGAATAAGACATCTAAAGGTATAGATGAGTGTCAATTTATGATTAACTTTAATCTAGGTGAACAGCTTGCACCAGTTAGAAAGGTTGCTTCGGGTGGAGAGCTAAGTAGAATAGGGTTATCAATACAAGCAGTATCGGCTGCTAAGAGATCTTATCCAACTTTAGTATTTGATGAGGTTGATGTCGGTATATCTGGTGCCACTGCAGAGATTGTTGGTAAGTTACTCAAGAAGCTCTCAGAGAGACTGCAGGTGTTGTGTATAACACATCAGCCACAGGTGGCAGCTCAAGGTCATACACATTTGCATGTTACTAAGAAATATCTCAAAGATACTACAGAATCAAAAATTATCGAGTTAAATCAGCAACAACGTATTGAAGAAATAGCTAAGATAGTAGGGGGAGTAGATATTTCAGAAAATACTCTATCACATGCTAGAGAGCTTTTGGGTTTATGA
- a CDS encoding pilin translates to MINHNLKKGFSLVELMVVIAIITILAAVAIPAYSNYTIRAKLTEALANLDNYKKDVQDFFISHGVSTEQQLQSFDVTDYTDIGNENANVMSDIVGHNGRIVGVSNINGKTYQIALSPSIENNTFKWTCSVSIVEEESSINDGYFGLNFEFYNNSGSYVAPSSSILPSGCNASSENQDSDYEAYKSQRANFDSALMNAHSNAVTAWQNRTTEALVQDSQYNDLISAMSSAESNADTAFSDYQKYQNIQSNQSNLDYYQGLIDNAADGVDTTSWQNSVDYYQGRIDSTQATMSNQAGSNYNNATEAAEYFNQQIDIYDTNRQDANARSLELQNEQRNVSSSINGIESQGFDSDYNGSYEQYNTAMDSLQSSVNNSVNVERLDTNQAENISPSAFTQTSDKYSSWQYNQIRS, encoded by the coding sequence GTGATAAACCATAATCTTAAAAAAGGATTCTCATTGGTTGAGTTGATGGTTGTAATCGCAATTATCACAATCTTAGCAGCTGTAGCAATACCAGCATATTCAAATTATACAATTAGAGCTAAGCTTACAGAAGCTCTTGCTAATTTAGATAATTATAAAAAAGATGTTCAAGATTTTTTTATCAGCCATGGCGTATCAACTGAACAGCAGTTACAAAGTTTTGATGTCACAGATTATACTGACATTGGCAATGAAAATGCCAATGTCATGAGTGATATAGTTGGACATAATGGTAGAATCGTAGGTGTAAGCAATATCAATGGAAAAACCTATCAGATAGCTCTTTCACCGAGTATTGAAAACAATACTTTTAAATGGACTTGTTCAGTATCTATAGTTGAAGAAGAGTCTAGTATTAATGATGGCTATTTTGGGCTTAATTTTGAATTTTATAATAATAGTGGTTCCTATGTGGCTCCTAGCAGTAGTATCTTACCAAGCGGTTGCAATGCATCTAGTGAAAATCAAGATAGTGATTATGAAGCATATAAATCGCAAAGAGCAAATTTTGATAGTGCCTTAATGAATGCTCATAGCAACGCTGTCACAGCATGGCAAAATAGAACAACAGAAGCCTTAGTACAAGATAGTCAATACAATGACCTTATAAGTGCTATGAGCTCAGCTGAAAGCAATGCAGATACTGCTTTCAGTGATTACCAAAAATATCAAAACATACAAAGTAATCAGTCTAATTTAGACTACTATCAAGGACTAATTGATAATGCAGCAGATGGTGTTGATACAACATCTTGGCAAAATAGTGTCGACTACTACCAAGGTAGAATTGATAGTACACAAGCGACTATGTCTAACCAAGCAGGTAGCAACTATAACAATGCTACAGAAGCTGCTGAATACTTCAACCAACAAATAGACATATATGACACAAATAGGCAAGATGCAAATGCAAGATCTTTAGAACTTCAAAATGAACAAAGAAACGTATCTAGTTCAATTAATGGCATTGAAAGTCAAGGGTTCGATAGTGACTATAATGGCTCTTATGAGCAATATAATACTGCCATGGATTCATTGCAATCTAGTGTCAATAATTCAGTAAATGTTGAAAGACTAGATACTAACCAAGCTGAAAACATATCTCCAAGTGCTTTTACTCAAACTTCTGATAAATATAGCTCTTGGCAGTATAATCAGATTAGAAGTTAA
- a CDS encoding pilin, with protein sequence MLKFQKGFSLVELMVVIAIIAILAAVAFPIYSNYVIRSKVGSAVTAIGSTKMDIAEIVMHSGDMTNINSTGSGANASFNSKRLPSESTSSLSYTTSVSSSSIIIDFTAPVSGSITLTPYYNTAAQSMTWECTSLGFQANQLPTPLCPQ encoded by the coding sequence ATGCTTAAATTTCAAAAAGGATTTTCTTTGGTTGAGCTGATGGTTGTGATTGCAATTATTGCAATATTGGCTGCAGTAGCTTTTCCAATATATTCAAACTATGTAATTCGTTCAAAAGTTGGATCTGCTGTAACAGCCATAGGCTCAACCAAAATGGATATAGCTGAAATAGTAATGCATTCTGGAGATATGACTAACATCAACTCTACCGGTAGCGGTGCTAATGCTAGTTTTAATAGCAAAAGACTTCCATCAGAATCGACATCTTCTCTAAGCTACACGACCTCTGTTTCAAGTAGCTCTATAATCATTGACTTCACAGCCCCTGTCAGCGGTAGCATTACCCTTACACCATATTACAACACTGCTGCCCAGTCTATGACTTGGGAATGTACTAGCTTAGGCTTCCAAGCTAACCAGCTACCAACACCATTATGCCCACAATAA
- a CDS encoding pilin: MKKKIQKGFSLVELMVVIAIIAILAAVAIPMYSNYTTRAKIGTALASVGGLKAQVAENLANSVNGDSNVTYVGEQKTGMAYGTGVNTAGDITLTFTSPVSGSVILSPNNNGGSVTWNCISTSSAISSSGSAVNASSPALGGTATQAEIAQALLPSPCTGA, translated from the coding sequence ATGAAAAAGAAAATCCAAAAAGGTTTCTCACTTGTTGAGTTAATGGTTGTGATCGCAATTATCGCGATTTTAGCAGCAGTTGCTATCCCTATGTACTCTAACTACACTACTCGTGCTAAGATTGGTACTGCATTAGCTTCGGTTGGTGGTCTTAAAGCTCAAGTAGCTGAGAACTTAGCAAACAGTGTTAATGGGGACTCAAACGTTACTTATGTTGGAGAACAGAAGACTGGTATGGCTTATGGTACTGGCGTTAACACTGCAGGTGATATTACGCTTACATTCACAAGTCCAGTATCTGGTAGTGTTATACTTTCTCCAAACAATAACGGTGGTTCTGTAACTTGGAACTGTATCTCAACGAGTTCTGCAATATCTTCTAGTGGTTCTGCGGTTAATGCGAGTTCTCCTGCTCTAGGTGGTACAGCTACACAAGCTGAGATTGCGCAGGCTTTACTACCAAGTCCTTGTACTGGTGCATAA
- the lpxE gene encoding lipid A 1-phosphatase LpxE — MLKDVLKTNFQSLKETFKRPKQHNYHLPKYLQLRYLFVPILILVVFAFYNLDTPVENYIKHSMPKAIDTAFRHITDVGKAEYILIICGLVVLVRLFTNIDKLSKSTEIAFNKICIYSGFILATVAISGIVGQVLKVIIGRARPKFFLEYGSHYFQHFHAPGYDFASMPSGHSITVGAMFIAFFYIFPKFRYLWYVLIIVFAGSRIIVGSHYPSDVIFGVALGCYCTAYIYYWMLNRDLFPNKL, encoded by the coding sequence ATGCTTAAAGATGTACTAAAAACTAATTTCCAAAGTTTAAAAGAAACTTTCAAAAGACCTAAGCAACATAACTATCATCTACCCAAGTATTTACAGCTCAGATACTTGTTTGTACCTATATTAATCTTAGTGGTCTTTGCATTCTACAACTTGGATACCCCTGTTGAAAATTATATTAAGCATTCTATGCCAAAGGCTATTGACACCGCTTTTAGGCATATTACTGATGTAGGTAAGGCTGAATATATCTTGATAATATGTGGTCTGGTAGTTTTAGTAAGACTATTTACCAATATTGATAAGCTTTCTAAGAGTACTGAAATTGCTTTTAATAAGATTTGTATATATTCAGGGTTTATTTTAGCAACTGTAGCGATTAGCGGTATTGTGGGGCAAGTGCTTAAAGTTATAATTGGTAGAGCTAGACCAAAATTTTTCTTGGAGTACGGATCACACTATTTCCAGCACTTTCATGCACCAGGTTATGATTTTGCGAGTATGCCTTCGGGGCATTCAATCACTGTTGGAGCTATGTTTATAGCGTTTTTTTATATTTTTCCAAAATTTAGATATTTATGGTACGTGCTTATAATTGTGTTTGCAGGTAGTAGAATTATAGTTGGCTCTCATTACCCAAGTGATGTGATTTTTGGAGTGGCTTTAGGCTGTTACTGTACTGCATATATATACTACTGGATGTTAAATAGAGATCTATTTCCCAATAAATTGTGA
- the folD gene encoding bifunctional methylenetetrahydrofolate dehydrogenase/methenyltetrahydrofolate cyclohydrolase FolD, with protein sequence MTLIDGKKLSIDLKERLAEQLQEYKDQTGIVPKLVAIIVGDDPASKTYVGSKEKACKKVGINSEVITLPDATTEQELLELIDKLNNDSSVHAILVQLPLPTHINKQKVIYAIKPEKDVDGFHPTNVGRLQLRDKKCLESCTPKGILTMLKEYGIQTEGAHAVVVGASNIVGKPVSQLLLNAKATVTTCHRFTQDLKSHTTKADILVVAVGKPNFITADMVKDGAVVIDVGINHVDGKIVGDVDFKAVKDKVAAITPVPGGVGPMTITELLYNTFQCAQELNR encoded by the coding sequence ATGACTTTAATCGATGGCAAAAAGCTTTCTATAGATCTAAAAGAGAGATTAGCAGAGCAACTTCAAGAGTATAAAGATCAAACAGGTATAGTTCCCAAATTAGTCGCAATAATAGTAGGTGATGATCCTGCAAGTAAGACTTATGTGGGCTCAAAAGAAAAGGCTTGTAAAAAAGTTGGAATAAATTCAGAAGTTATAACACTTCCTGATGCGACAACTGAGCAAGAGTTGCTTGAGCTTATAGACAAGCTCAACAATGACTCTAGCGTGCATGCAATTTTGGTACAGCTTCCGCTACCAACCCACATTAATAAGCAAAAAGTTATTTATGCAATCAAACCAGAAAAAGATGTTGATGGTTTTCATCCGACAAATGTTGGTAGGTTGCAACTTAGAGATAAGAAATGCCTAGAATCTTGTACACCCAAGGGAATCTTAACTATGCTCAAAGAATATGGCATACAGACAGAGGGAGCTCATGCTGTTGTTGTAGGAGCTAGTAATATTGTTGGTAAACCTGTTTCTCAATTATTATTAAATGCTAAGGCAACAGTTACAACATGTCATAGATTTACTCAAGATCTTAAATCTCATACTACTAAAGCTGATATACTAGTAGTAGCTGTAGGTAAACCAAACTTTATCACAGCAGATATGGTCAAAGATGGTGCTGTGGTCATAGATGTTGGTATTAACCACGTTGATGGTAAAATAGTTGGTGATGTTGATTTTAAAGCAGTGAAAGATAAAGTTGCGGCAATCACTCCAGTACCGGGTGGTGTTGGTCCTATGACTATTACAGAACTTCTTTATAACACTTTTCAATGTGCTCAGGAATTAAACAGGTAG